The Streptomyces europaeiscabiei genome window below encodes:
- a CDS encoding MFS transporter yields MSVVVYEQREVRRARYAVAAVFAVHGAVTGSFATRVPWIQDHAGVSAGQLGLALAFPAIGASLAMPLAGRISHRFGARTALRGLLSLWTLALILPSLSPNLWTLCFALFVYGASAGMADVAMNALGVEVESRLGKSIMSGLHGMWSAGALVGSAAGTLAAHLGSDARLHHALAAVTLTALGLVACQWVLDLRATEDEEPPPRFALPPKSALLIGAVGFCAVFAEGAALDWSAVYLRDQLETSAGLAAACTTGFMLTMAVARLAGDAVVNRFGAVRTVRASGVLAALGGVLIVFANQPALAMGGFALMGLGIAVVVPLCFAAAGRSGPNPSQAIAGVATITYTSGLVAPSAIGGLAQLTSLVVSFGLVTVLACGLVAFAGVLRTSDRDRPRLTRTDVAIPDPKP; encoded by the coding sequence ATGAGCGTGGTGGTCTACGAGCAGCGCGAGGTGAGGCGGGCGCGGTACGCGGTGGCGGCCGTGTTCGCGGTGCACGGCGCCGTCACCGGCTCGTTCGCGACCCGCGTGCCGTGGATCCAGGACCACGCGGGGGTCAGCGCGGGCCAACTGGGCCTCGCCCTCGCCTTCCCGGCGATCGGCGCGTCCTTGGCGATGCCGCTCGCGGGCCGGATCAGCCACCGCTTCGGCGCCCGCACCGCACTGCGCGGACTGCTCTCCCTGTGGACGCTCGCGCTGATCCTGCCGTCCCTCTCGCCGAATCTCTGGACGCTCTGCTTCGCGCTGTTCGTGTACGGCGCGTCGGCGGGCATGGCGGACGTCGCGATGAATGCGCTCGGCGTCGAGGTGGAAAGCCGTCTCGGGAAGTCGATCATGTCGGGCCTGCACGGTATGTGGAGCGCGGGCGCCCTCGTCGGCTCGGCGGCCGGTACCCTCGCCGCCCATCTGGGCTCGGACGCCCGGCTGCACCACGCGCTTGCGGCGGTCACGCTCACCGCCCTCGGTCTGGTCGCCTGCCAGTGGGTACTGGACCTCAGGGCCACCGAGGACGAGGAGCCGCCGCCCAGGTTCGCGCTACCGCCGAAGTCGGCGCTGCTGATCGGCGCGGTCGGGTTCTGCGCGGTGTTCGCGGAAGGGGCGGCGCTGGACTGGTCGGCGGTCTATCTGCGGGACCAGTTGGAGACCTCGGCCGGGCTCGCGGCGGCGTGCACCACCGGTTTCATGCTGACCATGGCGGTGGCCCGGCTCGCGGGCGACGCGGTGGTCAACCGTTTCGGCGCGGTCCGTACCGTCCGGGCGAGCGGTGTGCTGGCCGCGCTCGGCGGGGTCCTGATCGTCTTCGCGAACCAGCCGGCGCTCGCCATGGGCGGCTTCGCGCTGATGGGGCTCGGCATCGCGGTCGTCGTCCCGCTCTGCTTCGCCGCCGCCGGCCGCAGCGGGCCGAACCCCAGCCAGGCCATCGCGGGCGTCGCGACCATCACGTACACCTCCGGCCTGGTCGCGCCGAGCGCGATCGGCGGTCTGGCTCAACTGACCAGCCTGGTCGTGTCGTTCGGCCTGGTCACCGTGCTGGCGTGCGGCTTGGTCGCCTTCGCGGGCGTCCTGCGCACCAGCGACCGGGACCGCCCACGACTCACGCGGACGGACGTAGCAATTCCCGACCCGAAGCCCTGA
- a CDS encoding glycoside hydrolase family 6 protein has translation MVAAAAAMAVVGTVTGMVAALGGERGAAHEARPLASRSPGLLSDAVGRTEPTEPTAGSPHPSRTAPPPSKSPVPSEEARVGPSAQRTERRTQPVPGPGALYRHPDSQVLDWVRDNPDDPRSTAIETGIADRPAAVWFTDPTPATTRSRVAAVASAGAARGQVPVLVAYAIPDRDCGGASQGGAPSLDAYDAWIDAFAAGLGSDDVIVILEPDAIAQSDCLSAETRADRFASLARAGRVLKAADPHARVYYDAGHSEWNVPGKQAALLRRAGAASPDGSDGVFSNVSNFNRTQAEAAYDRRVLDALGGPAGLGAVIDTSRNGNGAPADGEWCDPAGRGLGRPPTLTTGEPRIDAYLWVKLPGESDGCRGRAGAFSPGYAYELARG, from the coding sequence CTGGTGGCAGCGGCGGCGGCCATGGCAGTCGTCGGAACCGTCACCGGGATGGTGGCCGCGCTGGGCGGCGAAAGAGGTGCCGCGCACGAGGCCCGGCCACTGGCGAGCCGCTCACCGGGCCTCCTGTCCGATGCGGTCGGACGGACCGAGCCGACCGAGCCGACCGCGGGCTCGCCCCACCCGTCACGCACCGCGCCCCCGCCTTCGAAATCGCCCGTACCGTCCGAGGAGGCCAGGGTGGGGCCCTCGGCGCAGCGGACCGAACGGCGGACGCAACCCGTGCCCGGCCCCGGCGCGCTCTACCGCCACCCCGACTCCCAGGTTCTCGACTGGGTCCGGGACAACCCGGACGATCCGCGCAGCACCGCCATCGAGACCGGCATCGCCGACCGTCCGGCCGCCGTCTGGTTCACCGACCCCACCCCGGCCACCACCAGGTCCCGGGTCGCGGCGGTCGCCTCCGCGGGCGCCGCGCGGGGGCAGGTGCCCGTCCTCGTGGCGTACGCGATCCCCGACCGCGACTGCGGAGGGGCCTCGCAGGGCGGGGCGCCGAGCCTGGACGCGTACGACGCCTGGATCGACGCGTTCGCCGCCGGGCTCGGGTCGGACGACGTCATCGTGATCCTGGAGCCGGACGCGATCGCCCAGTCCGACTGCCTCTCCGCCGAGACCCGTGCCGACCGCTTCGCCTCGCTCGCTCGCGCCGGACGCGTCCTGAAGGCCGCCGACCCCCATGCCCGCGTCTACTACGACGCCGGGCACTCGGAGTGGAACGTGCCGGGAAAGCAGGCCGCACTTCTCCGCCGGGCGGGCGCCGCCTCGCCCGACGGCTCCGACGGCGTCTTCAGCAACGTGTCCAACTTCAACCGCACGCAGGCCGAGGCCGCCTACGACCGCCGGGTCCTCGACGCCCTCGGCGGCCCCGCGGGCCTCGGTGCCGTCATCGACACCAGCCGCAACGGCAACGGCGCCCCGGCCGACGGTGAGTGGTGCGACCCCGCAGGCCGCGGCCTCGGCCGACCACCGACCCTCACCACCGGGGAGCCCCGCATCGACGCCTACCTGTGGGTGAAACTGCCCGGCGAGTCCGACGGCTGCCGGGGGAGGGCGGGGGCGTTCTCACCGGGGTACGCGTACGAGCTGGCGCGGGGGTGA
- a CDS encoding DUF5995 family protein, with amino-acid sequence MAQLEQFTNSVDSVDTVVSRMHALDAVLPERDGIAVFNRVYLTVTEAIDRRLDSGHFPDAEAAITLDVLFAERYLSVAEGGCAPACWRPLLQFRHHPGVRPLQFALCGINAHIGHDLALAVVDTCRTLGCEPADLEDEFEHVGDVLVSLEEHIREELMPGPDLLQIADPLTHLLGAWSLERAREATWSTARALWALRGLPDLAEESALRLDAAVGLTGRMLLTPLPT; translated from the coding sequence ATGGCGCAGTTGGAGCAATTCACCAATTCCGTGGACTCGGTGGACACCGTCGTCTCCCGTATGCACGCCCTCGACGCGGTCCTGCCCGAGCGGGACGGGATCGCCGTCTTCAACCGCGTCTACCTCACCGTCACGGAGGCCATCGACCGACGACTGGACTCCGGCCACTTCCCGGACGCCGAGGCCGCGATCACCTTGGACGTGCTCTTCGCCGAGCGGTATCTGAGCGTCGCCGAGGGCGGCTGTGCGCCCGCCTGCTGGCGGCCGCTGCTGCAGTTCCGGCACCATCCCGGCGTACGGCCACTGCAGTTCGCCCTCTGCGGCATCAACGCGCACATCGGACACGATCTCGCGCTGGCCGTCGTGGACACCTGTCGTACGCTCGGCTGCGAACCCGCCGACCTGGAGGACGAGTTCGAGCATGTGGGCGATGTCCTCGTGTCGCTGGAGGAGCACATCCGCGAGGAGCTGATGCCGGGGCCGGATCTCCTGCAGATCGCCGATCCGCTCACCCATCTGCTCGGCGCGTGGAGCCTGGAACGGGCCCGTGAGGCCACCTGGTCGACCGCCCGCGCACTGTGGGCGCTGCGTGGACTCCCCGATCTCGCCGAGGAGTCCGCCCTCCGCCTGGACGCGGCGGTGGGCCTGACGGGCCGCATGCTGCTGACCCCGCTGCCGACCTGA
- a CDS encoding flavin monoamine oxidase family protein gives MTSTVPNAIEHADEQQQPITMFGPDFPYAYDDFLAHPAGLGQIPATEHGTEVAVIGGGLSGIVAAYELMKMGLKPVVYEADRIGGRLRTVGFDGCDPSLTAEMGAMRFPPSSTALQHYIDLAGLETRPFPNPLAEATPSTVVDLKGESHYAETIDDLPQVYRDVAAAWNACLEDGADFSDMNRALRERDVPRIREIWGKLVERLDNQTFYGFLCDSEAFRSFRHREIFGQVGFGTGGWDTDFPNSILEILRVVYTEADDHHRGIVGGSQQLPLRLWEREPEKIVHWPYGTSLKSLHVDGEPRPAVTRLHRTAGNRITVTDANGDIRTYQVAIFTAQSWMLLSKIACDDSLFPIDHWTAIERTHYMESSKLFVPVDRPFWLDKAVDDRGNPTGRDVMSMTLTDRMTRGTYLLDDGPDKPAVICLSYTWCDDSLKWLPLSASERMEVMLKSLGEIYPKVDIRSHVIGNPVTVSWENEPYFMGAFKANLPGHYRYQRRLFTHFMQDRLPEDKRGIFLAGDDISWTAGWAEGAIQTALNAVWGVMHHFGGATDATNPGPGDVYDEIAPVELPED, from the coding sequence CAGCAGCCGATCACCATGTTCGGCCCGGACTTCCCGTACGCGTACGACGACTTCCTGGCCCACCCGGCCGGCCTGGGGCAGATACCGGCCACCGAGCACGGCACCGAGGTCGCGGTCATCGGCGGCGGACTGTCCGGCATCGTGGCGGCGTACGAGCTGATGAAGATGGGGCTCAAGCCGGTCGTGTACGAGGCCGACCGGATCGGCGGGCGCCTGCGGACGGTCGGGTTCGACGGCTGCGATCCTTCCCTCACGGCCGAGATGGGGGCCATGCGCTTTCCGCCGTCCTCCACCGCGCTGCAGCACTACATCGATCTGGCCGGTCTGGAGACCCGGCCCTTCCCCAACCCCCTGGCGGAGGCCACGCCCTCGACCGTCGTCGACCTCAAGGGCGAGTCGCACTACGCCGAGACGATCGACGACCTGCCGCAGGTGTACCGGGACGTCGCCGCGGCCTGGAACGCCTGCCTCGAAGACGGCGCCGACTTCTCCGACATGAACCGGGCGCTGCGTGAGCGCGATGTGCCGCGCATCCGGGAGATCTGGGGGAAGCTCGTCGAGCGGCTCGACAACCAGACCTTCTACGGCTTCCTCTGCGACTCCGAGGCCTTCAGGTCCTTCCGGCACCGCGAGATCTTCGGCCAGGTCGGCTTCGGCACGGGCGGCTGGGACACCGACTTCCCCAACTCCATCCTGGAGATCCTGCGGGTCGTCTACACCGAGGCCGACGACCACCACCGCGGCATCGTCGGCGGCAGCCAGCAGCTCCCGCTGCGGCTGTGGGAGCGCGAGCCGGAGAAGATCGTGCACTGGCCGTACGGGACGTCCCTGAAGTCCCTGCACGTCGACGGTGAGCCGCGGCCCGCCGTGACCCGGCTGCACCGGACCGCCGGCAACCGGATCACCGTGACGGACGCGAACGGCGACATCCGCACCTACCAGGTGGCGATCTTCACCGCCCAGTCCTGGATGCTGCTGTCGAAGATCGCCTGCGACGACTCGCTCTTCCCGATCGACCACTGGACCGCCATCGAGCGGACGCACTACATGGAGAGCTCGAAGCTGTTCGTCCCGGTCGACCGGCCCTTCTGGCTGGACAAGGCCGTCGACGACAGGGGAAATCCGACCGGCAGGGACGTCATGTCGATGACGCTCACCGACCGGATGACGCGCGGGACCTACCTCCTCGACGACGGTCCGGACAAGCCCGCCGTCATCTGCCTCTCCTACACGTGGTGCGACGACAGCCTGAAGTGGCTGCCGCTGTCCGCGAGCGAGCGGATGGAGGTCATGCTGAAGTCGCTCGGCGAGATCTACCCGAAGGTCGACATCCGCAGCCACGTCATCGGCAACCCGGTGACCGTCTCCTGGGAGAACGAGCCCTACTTCATGGGCGCGTTCAAGGCGAACCTGCCCGGCCACTACCGCTACCAGCGGCGCCTGTTCACACACTTCATGCAGGACCGGCTGCCCGAGGACAAGCGGGGCATCTTCCTCGCCGGCGACGACATCTCCTGGACGGCCGGCTGGGCCGAGGGCGCGATCCAGACCGCGCTCAACGCGGTCTGGGGCGTCATGCACCACTTCGGGGGCGCCACCGACGCGACCAACCCCGGGCCCGGGGACGTCTACGACGAGATCGCACCGGTGGAACTGCCGGAGGACTAG